One stretch of Bradyrhizobium canariense DNA includes these proteins:
- a CDS encoding glutamine amidotransferase → MRRSAIALRHVAFEDLGLLAPVMAREGWDVTFREAATDDLREGSIRDAGLLIVLGGPIGAYETDAYPFLKSELELIEHRLSRNLPVLGICLGAQLMAKALGSRVYGGPIKEIGWGKVELTGEGAASCLSPLREDGEVVLHWHGDTFDLPRGAQRLASNRHYENQAFAYGRHALALQFHLEADPRLLEQWYVGHAAELAAAKIPVAELRAATAKIADGRASLADRVFTRWLREIG, encoded by the coding sequence ATGCGACGTTCCGCGATTGCGCTGCGCCATGTGGCGTTCGAGGATTTGGGTCTGCTTGCGCCGGTCATGGCGCGCGAGGGCTGGGATGTCACGTTCCGTGAAGCCGCGACTGACGATTTGCGTGAGGGTTCGATCCGGGACGCCGGATTGTTGATCGTGCTGGGAGGCCCGATTGGCGCCTACGAGACCGATGCCTATCCGTTTCTCAAATCCGAGCTGGAGCTGATCGAGCACAGGCTATCGCGCAATTTACCGGTGCTGGGAATTTGCCTTGGCGCGCAACTGATGGCGAAGGCGCTGGGCAGCCGGGTCTATGGGGGGCCGATCAAGGAGATCGGCTGGGGCAAGGTTGAATTGACCGGCGAGGGGGCTGCATCATGCCTGAGCCCGCTTCGGGAAGACGGCGAGGTTGTGCTGCACTGGCATGGCGACACCTTCGATTTGCCGCGCGGCGCGCAACGGCTGGCATCGAACCGGCATTATGAGAACCAGGCGTTCGCTTATGGACGCCACGCGCTCGCGCTTCAGTTTCATCTGGAAGCCGATCCGCGGCTGCTCGAGCAGTGGTATGTCGGCCATGCCGCCGAACTCGCCGCGGCCAAAATCCCGGTGGCTGAACTAAGAGCGGCGACGGCGAAAATCGCTGATGGACGCGCGTCGCTGGCGGATCGCGTTTTCACCCGCTGGCTTCGCGAGATCGGTTAG
- a CDS encoding NTP/NDP exchange transporter, with protein MALADAPPHADSAFHRFLSKIIDVRPSEGPALAWSWLYIFSLLSSYYIMRPIRDQMGVAGGVNNLQWLFTGTLVGMLLLNLPFSYLVKTFPREKFITISYRFFSANILLFALALYAATPEQTIWVGRVFFIWTSVFNLFVVSIFWQMIVDVFTSEQGKRLFGFIAAGATLGAIAGSAFTVSTVEHMAPAYLMIGAAVMIEVAVFCVRRLSVLSAALSERPQVEQNEQPIGGTWLGGIRDALSSSYLLNVSLFLLLYAVTSTFLYFQQAAVVSHAFANRAAQTQFFASVDLGVNILTLAVQLFLTGRILKRFGVGTTLSLLPVFSVIGFGAVALLPTLSAVVAFQLIRRAGNFAIARPTREVLFTVLPREDRYKAKSFIDTAVYRLGDQIGAWSFAFLTYLKLGLTEISVVAAVASAVWLANSWWLGRRQDILARQQETRAEISS; from the coding sequence ATGGCACTCGCCGATGCGCCGCCTCATGCCGACTCTGCCTTCCATCGTTTCCTAAGCAAGATCATCGACGTCAGGCCGAGCGAAGGGCCGGCACTGGCGTGGTCCTGGCTTTATATTTTCTCGCTGCTGTCGTCCTACTACATCATGCGTCCGATCCGCGACCAGATGGGAGTCGCGGGCGGCGTCAATAATCTGCAATGGCTGTTCACCGGCACGCTGGTGGGAATGCTGCTGCTCAACCTGCCGTTCTCCTACCTCGTCAAAACCTTCCCGCGCGAGAAATTCATTACGATTTCCTATCGCTTCTTCAGCGCCAACATCCTGCTGTTCGCGCTGGCGCTGTATGCGGCGACGCCGGAACAGACGATCTGGGTCGGGCGGGTCTTCTTCATCTGGACCTCGGTTTTCAATCTGTTCGTGGTTTCCATCTTCTGGCAAATGATCGTCGATGTCTTCACCTCCGAACAGGGCAAGCGGCTGTTCGGATTCATCGCAGCCGGCGCCACGCTCGGCGCCATCGCAGGATCCGCTTTCACGGTGTCGACCGTCGAGCACATGGCTCCGGCCTATCTCATGATCGGCGCGGCGGTGATGATCGAGGTTGCCGTGTTCTGCGTTCGCCGGCTCTCGGTTCTATCGGCGGCGTTGTCGGAACGGCCTCAGGTGGAGCAGAACGAACAGCCGATCGGCGGAACCTGGCTTGGCGGCATTCGCGACGCGCTGTCGTCAAGCTATTTGTTGAACGTCAGCCTGTTCCTGCTGCTCTACGCGGTGACCTCGACATTCCTGTACTTTCAGCAGGCCGCGGTCGTCAGCCACGCCTTTGCCAATCGCGCGGCGCAGACCCAGTTTTTTGCGTCCGTCGATCTCGGCGTGAACATCCTGACGTTGGCGGTGCAGCTGTTTCTGACCGGCCGGATCCTCAAGCGGTTCGGCGTCGGAACGACGCTGTCGCTGTTGCCGGTGTTCAGCGTCATCGGCTTCGGCGCGGTGGCGCTGTTGCCGACGCTGTCGGCGGTGGTGGCGTTTCAATTGATCCGGCGCGCCGGCAATTTTGCGATTGCGCGGCCGACCCGCGAGGTCCTGTTCACCGTGCTGCCGCGCGAGGATCGCTACAAGGCCAAGAGCTTCATCGACACCGCGGTCTATCGGCTGGGCGATCAGATCGGCGCCTGGTCGTTTGCGTTTCTGACCTATCTGAAACTCGGATTGACCGAAATTTCTGTGGTCGCCGCGGTTGCCTCGGCTGTTTGGCTGGCCAATAGCTGGTGGCTTGGCCGCAGGCAGGATATTCTGGCGCGACAGCAGGAAACACGAGCAGAGATATCGAGCTGA
- a CDS encoding NADPH-dependent F420 reductase codes for MSDADRASFNRRSLLRAGTFTGLAIAVSAISRGASGQASAPLKIGIIGSGHIGSTLGSLWVKAGHPVMFSSRHPEELASLVQGLGDLAKSGTVAEAIAFGDVVFIAVPYGAYPQIGKDYGSQLSGKVVLDAGNAVAARDGEITTEAKEEGIGLTSAKYLPGARIVRAFNSMSYRFFVSEANRAGDRMAIPLAGDDKDALNVASTLVHDAGFDPVVIGPLARAKDFAQGAPLYNQQLTAAEMRQRAETIK; via the coding sequence ATGTCCGATGCTGATCGCGCCAGCTTCAATCGCCGCTCGCTGCTGCGTGCCGGCACATTCACAGGGCTTGCTATCGCTGTCTCCGCGATCTCGCGCGGCGCTTCCGGCCAGGCGAGCGCGCCGCTGAAGATCGGCATCATCGGATCCGGTCATATCGGCAGCACGCTCGGATCGCTTTGGGTGAAGGCCGGCCATCCCGTGATGTTCTCGTCGCGCCATCCCGAAGAGCTCGCGTCGCTGGTCCAGGGCCTCGGCGACCTCGCCAAATCAGGCACGGTGGCGGAGGCGATCGCCTTCGGCGATGTTGTTTTCATCGCGGTGCCCTATGGCGCCTATCCGCAGATCGGAAAGGATTATGGCAGCCAGCTTTCGGGCAAGGTGGTGCTTGATGCCGGCAACGCGGTTGCGGCGCGGGACGGCGAGATCACCACCGAGGCGAAAGAGGAGGGGATCGGCCTGACCTCGGCGAAATATTTGCCGGGCGCGCGGATCGTGCGTGCGTTCAACAGCATGAGCTATCGGTTCTTTGTCTCGGAAGCCAATCGGGCCGGCGACCGCATGGCCATTCCGCTGGCAGGCGACGACAAGGACGCCTTGAACGTGGCGTCGACGCTGGTGCATGACGCCGGCTTTGATCCCGTCGTGATCGGGCCGCTGGCGCGCGCCAAGGATTTTGCGCAAGGCGCGCCGCTCTATAACCAGCAACTGACCGCCGCGGAAATGCGTCAGCGAGCTGAAACGATCAAGTAA
- a CDS encoding aldo/keto reductase, whose product MSSHVFGDGASRRQVLRGAAGIAAGSLVSAVPAFGQSDSPIAARAIPHSGEQIPVIGLGTANDFMSQQEGEAKANLKKVVDDLLAQGCKLIDTASSYGAAESVLGDLLSDQDRSKVFLATKIEDGRNDAGLVEFRRSLVRLRYKQVDLLQLHNVQDRHQDLTPFRDWEAQGLCRYVGITTTYKNDYDAAEAVLRKEKPDFFQVDYSLADREAEKRLLPAARDAGAAVLTALPFGRSSVFSAVRGKSVPEWARDFDATTWPQFFLKFLLGHEAVTAVIPGTTNPAHLADNISAGRGRFPDARQRKAMIDFFATL is encoded by the coding sequence ATGAGTTCTCATGTGTTCGGCGACGGCGCGTCGCGCCGGCAAGTTCTCCGCGGCGCGGCCGGTATCGCGGCTGGCTCTCTTGTGAGCGCGGTGCCCGCCTTCGGCCAATCCGATTCCCCGATCGCGGCGCGCGCGATCCCGCATTCGGGCGAGCAAATTCCTGTGATCGGTCTCGGGACGGCGAATGATTTCATGTCGCAACAAGAGGGCGAAGCTAAAGCCAATTTGAAAAAGGTCGTCGATGACCTTCTGGCGCAAGGCTGCAAGCTGATCGATACGGCTTCTTCCTACGGTGCGGCAGAAAGCGTGCTGGGCGACCTGCTCTCCGACCAGGACCGCTCGAAAGTGTTTCTCGCCACCAAGATCGAAGATGGCCGCAACGATGCCGGCTTGGTTGAATTCCGCCGCTCGCTCGTACGGCTGCGTTACAAGCAGGTCGATCTCCTGCAACTGCACAACGTCCAGGATCGGCATCAGGATTTGACGCCGTTTCGCGACTGGGAGGCGCAGGGACTCTGCCGCTACGTCGGAATCACCACCACCTACAAAAACGATTATGACGCCGCCGAAGCGGTGCTTCGCAAGGAGAAGCCCGATTTCTTCCAGGTCGATTATTCGCTGGCCGACCGGGAAGCGGAAAAGCGGTTGCTGCCTGCGGCACGCGATGCCGGTGCCGCGGTGCTGACCGCGTTGCCGTTCGGGCGAAGCTCGGTGTTCTCGGCGGTGCGCGGCAAGAGCGTTCCGGAATGGGCGCGTGATTTCGATGCGACGACCTGGCCGCAGTTCTTCCTGAAATTTCTGCTCGGCCATGAGGCGGTGACGGCGGTGATTCCGGGCACCACCAACCCGGCCCATCTGGCTGACAACATCAGCGCCGGCCGCGGCCGCTTTCCCGATGCCAGGCAGCGCAAGGCCATGATCGACTTCTTCGCGACGCTCTGA
- a CDS encoding aldehyde dehydrogenase family protein has product MSIAYDYSHETAPAMAASKPKLLLIDGQRVPSLSGRTFKTLNPATEQVIATIAEGNEADVDRAVAAARRAFEGPWSTMRPAERGHILFRLVELMKQHADEIAALESLDAGKPISGVLRQDLPAAIDTLTYYAGWADKISGETVSTRSDALTYTVREPVGVVAVIVPWNFPLMIGMWKLAPALACGCTIVMKPAELTSLSALRIGELALEAGLPPGVLNIVTGPGRVVGDALVNHPDVDKVTFTGSPGVGRGILRGAAGNFKRVSLELGGKSANVIFDDADIEAASKAAASGIFFNAGQVCSAGSRVLVHEKVYDEVVERLTQRAKSIRMGDPADRATALGPVISEKQMKSILDYVDIGQKEGALLTTGGKRVGDRGYFISPAVFANVEHEMRISQEEIFGPVVSVIKFRDEADALRIANGTAYSLAAGVWSRGIGRVQRFAKKAKAGTVWINTYGYTDVRLPWGGVRDSGFGREHGTAAIENFTEPKAVWMNLNV; this is encoded by the coding sequence ATGTCGATTGCATATGACTATAGCCATGAAACGGCGCCCGCGATGGCTGCCTCGAAGCCGAAGCTGCTGCTGATCGACGGCCAGCGCGTGCCGTCCCTCAGCGGACGCACGTTCAAAACCCTCAATCCTGCGACCGAACAGGTGATTGCGACGATCGCGGAAGGCAATGAGGCCGATGTCGACCGCGCCGTGGCTGCCGCGCGCCGGGCCTTTGAAGGCCCGTGGAGCACGATGCGTCCGGCCGAACGCGGCCATATCCTGTTCAGGCTGGTGGAGCTGATGAAACAGCACGCCGATGAAATCGCCGCCCTGGAAAGCCTGGACGCGGGAAAACCGATTTCGGGCGTGCTGCGCCAGGACCTGCCGGCGGCGATCGATACGCTGACCTATTACGCCGGCTGGGCGGACAAGATCAGCGGCGAAACCGTCTCCACCCGAAGCGACGCGCTGACCTATACGGTTCGCGAGCCCGTCGGCGTGGTTGCGGTGATCGTGCCGTGGAATTTCCCGCTGATGATCGGGATGTGGAAGCTCGCGCCAGCGCTCGCCTGCGGCTGCACGATCGTCATGAAGCCTGCGGAGCTGACCTCGCTGTCGGCGCTGCGCATCGGTGAACTGGCGCTTGAAGCCGGTCTGCCGCCGGGCGTGCTCAATATTGTCACCGGTCCGGGCCGGGTGGTCGGTGATGCGCTCGTCAATCATCCCGATGTCGACAAGGTCACCTTCACCGGATCGCCCGGCGTTGGCCGCGGAATCCTGCGCGGCGCGGCGGGCAATTTCAAACGCGTCTCGCTCGAGCTCGGCGGCAAATCCGCCAATGTCATCTTTGATGACGCTGACATCGAGGCGGCGAGCAAGGCGGCCGCATCCGGAATCTTCTTCAACGCCGGCCAGGTGTGCTCGGCGGGTTCGCGCGTGCTGGTGCATGAGAAGGTCTACGACGAGGTGGTCGAGCGGCTGACGCAGCGCGCCAAGTCGATCCGGATGGGCGATCCGGCCGATCGCGCCACCGCGCTTGGTCCAGTCATCTCCGAAAAGCAGATGAAGAGCATCCTCGATTATGTCGATATCGGCCAGAAGGAGGGCGCGTTGCTGACGACAGGCGGCAAGCGTGTCGGCGATCGCGGCTATTTCATCAGCCCCGCTGTGTTCGCCAATGTCGAACACGAGATGCGGATCTCGCAGGAAGAAATCTTCGGGCCTGTCGTGAGCGTCATCAAGTTTCGTGATGAGGCCGACGCGCTGCGCATTGCCAATGGCACGGCGTACAGCCTGGCGGCCGGGGTATGGAGCCGTGGCATCGGCCGCGTGCAGCGTTTTGCCAAGAAGGCAAAGGCCGGCACGGTCTGGATCAACACCTATGGCTATACCGATGTGCGGTTGCCGTGGGGCGGCGTGCGTGATTCCGGCTTCGGCCGCGAACATGGCACCGCCGCAATCGAGAACTTCACCGAACCGAAGGCGGTCTGGATGAACCTGAACGTCTGA
- a CDS encoding substrate-binding domain-containing protein translates to MLHIEIETIWRFHKEGSPQTTVVMLGILNEIRKTGKLTSAATHAQLSYRHVWNLVEQWSEFFGVPLVETHRGKGTVLTEFGEKLVWAGERTQARLGPQLENLAQELATEIKPFLRHGPAVIRVHASHGFAVPKLRELLDQTAGIAIDLRYVSNQNSLASLAQGACDLAGVHLPRGELRQQNIDACKKWLDPRDYRVISFVTREMGLIVKRGNPLGITSLGDIAERKARFVNRDHDSGTRLLFDQLLALNKIDETKINGLEQIEFTHAAVAAYVASDMADVSFGVEAAARQFGLDFIRLLTEDYFFACRRAFLETAPMQRLLEVMKGPAFHQAVAALPGYRTVNAGSVSTVGEFLDSVDAAPVAARKRRN, encoded by the coding sequence ATGCTGCATATCGAGATCGAGACGATCTGGCGCTTCCACAAGGAGGGCAGCCCCCAGACCACCGTGGTGATGCTCGGCATTCTCAACGAGATCCGAAAGACCGGAAAACTCACCAGCGCGGCAACCCACGCCCAGCTTTCCTATCGGCATGTCTGGAACCTGGTCGAGCAATGGTCCGAGTTTTTCGGCGTTCCGCTGGTCGAGACCCATCGCGGCAAGGGCACGGTGCTGACGGAATTCGGCGAGAAGCTGGTGTGGGCCGGAGAGCGAACACAGGCGCGTCTCGGCCCGCAACTGGAAAACCTCGCGCAGGAACTCGCGACCGAAATCAAGCCCTTCCTGCGCCACGGGCCGGCCGTGATCCGCGTTCACGCCAGTCACGGCTTTGCCGTTCCGAAGCTGCGCGAACTGCTCGACCAGACCGCGGGCATTGCGATCGACCTTCGCTATGTCAGCAATCAGAATTCGCTGGCCTCGCTCGCACAGGGCGCCTGCGATCTGGCGGGTGTCCATTTGCCGCGCGGCGAATTGCGCCAGCAAAATATCGACGCCTGCAAAAAGTGGCTCGATCCGCGCGACTATCGCGTCATCAGCTTCGTGACCCGCGAGATGGGATTGATCGTCAAGCGCGGCAATCCGCTTGGCATCACCTCGCTCGGCGATATTGCCGAACGAAAGGCCCGCTTCGTCAACCGCGACCATGATTCCGGAACGCGGCTGCTGTTCGACCAGTTGCTGGCGCTCAACAAAATCGACGAAACCAAAATCAACGGCCTTGAGCAGATCGAATTTACGCATGCCGCGGTCGCAGCCTACGTCGCCAGCGACATGGCGGATGTCAGCTTTGGCGTCGAGGCCGCCGCGCGGCAATTCGGGCTCGATTTCATCCGGCTGTTGACGGAAGACTATTTCTTCGCCTGCCGCCGCGCATTCCTGGAGACAGCGCCGATGCAGCGTCTGCTTGAAGTCATGAAGGGGCCCGCGTTTCACCAGGCCGTCGCCGCCCTTCCCGGATACCGGACCGTCAACGCCGGCTCGGTCAGTACGGTCGGGGAATTCCTTGACAGCGTTGACGCCGCACCGGTTGCGGCCCGGAAGCGAAGGAATTGA
- a CDS encoding ABC transporter substrate-binding protein has protein sequence MKSLAAALATGLALAVSGTAANAQISDDVVKIGVLTDMSSLYADATGKGSVAAVEMAVADYGGKVKGKPVEVVAADHQNKPDVGVNIARNWYDNEKVDAIFDVPTSSVALPISALTREKNKININSGGGSSDITGPACSPNTVHWTYDTYALSNVAGKAMVKRGEDTWFFVTADYAFGMALERDAANVVKENGGKVLGEVRHPLNSSDFSSFLLQAQASKAKVVALANAGGDTTNALKQASEFGLTQGGQKMIALLQEITDTHALGIKATQGLIVTDAFYWDMNDETRAFSKRFYDKVGHMPTMIQAGLYSATMHYLKAIEAIGTDEAPKVMAQMRATPVNDFFAHNGKIRIDGRMVHDMYLFEVKKPEESKGEWDLYKLIATVPGDEAFRPLDKGGCPLVKTN, from the coding sequence GTGAAATCACTTGCAGCCGCGCTGGCAACCGGTCTCGCTCTTGCCGTGTCAGGCACTGCGGCGAATGCACAGATTTCCGACGACGTCGTCAAGATCGGCGTCCTCACCGACATGTCGAGCCTCTATGCCGACGCCACTGGCAAGGGCTCGGTCGCCGCCGTCGAAATGGCGGTCGCCGATTACGGCGGCAAGGTAAAGGGCAAGCCGGTTGAGGTGGTCGCCGCCGATCACCAGAACAAACCCGACGTCGGCGTCAACATCGCCCGCAACTGGTATGACAATGAGAAGGTCGATGCGATCTTCGACGTGCCGACCTCCTCGGTCGCCTTGCCGATCTCGGCGCTGACGCGGGAGAAGAACAAGATCAACATCAATTCCGGCGGCGGCAGTTCCGACATCACCGGTCCCGCCTGCTCGCCCAACACCGTGCACTGGACCTACGACACCTACGCGCTGTCCAATGTCGCCGGCAAGGCGATGGTCAAGCGCGGCGAGGATACCTGGTTCTTCGTCACCGCCGACTACGCCTTCGGCATGGCGCTGGAGCGCGATGCCGCAAATGTCGTGAAAGAGAACGGCGGCAAGGTGCTGGGCGAGGTCCGCCATCCGCTGAATTCGTCGGACTTCTCGTCGTTCCTGCTGCAGGCCCAGGCTTCCAAGGCCAAGGTCGTGGCGCTCGCCAATGCCGGCGGCGACACCACCAATGCGCTGAAGCAGGCGTCTGAATTCGGCCTCACCCAGGGCGGTCAGAAGATGATCGCGCTACTGCAGGAAATCACCGACACCCACGCGCTCGGCATCAAGGCAACCCAGGGCCTGATCGTCACCGACGCGTTCTATTGGGACATGAACGACGAGACGCGCGCCTTCTCCAAACGCTTCTATGACAAGGTCGGCCACATGCCCACCATGATTCAGGCCGGCCTGTATTCGGCGACCATGCACTACCTGAAAGCGATCGAGGCCATCGGCACCGACGAAGCGCCGAAGGTGATGGCCCAGATGCGGGCGACGCCGGTCAACGACTTCTTCGCCCACAACGGCAAGATCCGCATCGACGGCCGCATGGTCCACGACATGTATCTGTTCGAAGTGAAGAAGCCGGAAGAATCCAAGGGCGAATGGGATCTCTACAAGCTGATCGCCACCGTGCCGGGCGACGAGGCGTTCCGTCCGCTCGACAAGGGTGGCTGCCCGCTGGTCAAGACGAACTAA
- a CDS encoding dodecin family protein: MTESVYKVIELIGTSQESWEKAAAAAVERAGKTLRDLRVAEVVKLDLQLDAKGKIEAYRAKLNVSFKFEGD; encoded by the coding sequence ATGACTGAGAGCGTCTACAAGGTCATCGAACTGATCGGTACCAGCCAGGAATCCTGGGAGAAAGCGGCTGCGGCCGCAGTCGAAAGAGCCGGAAAAACGCTCCGCGACCTTCGCGTCGCGGAAGTCGTCAAACTCGATCTGCAACTGGACGCCAAGGGAAAGATCGAAGCCTATCGCGCCAAACTCAACGTCTCGTTCAAGTTCGAGGGCGATTGA
- a CDS encoding PRC-barrel domain-containing protein — protein sequence MLAKCIAAGLAGSAMLATVAFAQTPTTTDRANNMAPAAASNSSFQGDWRTSKVVGLNVYNDNNENVGSVNDLLTDKSGNIKAAVISVGGVLGVGARLVAVPFDKIKFANEPIAYTGVAGAGGSKPMSSTTTTGAATGAGTATPPKPNPWYPDHAVYNASKDELKAMPEFKYSTQ from the coding sequence ATGTTAGCTAAATGTATCGCGGCCGGTCTGGCCGGGTCCGCCATGCTTGCGACTGTTGCGTTCGCACAAACTCCGACGACGACCGACCGCGCTAACAACATGGCGCCGGCAGCGGCATCGAACTCTTCGTTCCAGGGCGACTGGCGCACATCGAAGGTCGTCGGCCTCAATGTCTACAATGACAACAACGAGAACGTCGGCTCGGTCAACGATCTGCTGACCGACAAGAGCGGAAACATCAAGGCAGCCGTGATCAGCGTCGGCGGCGTGCTTGGCGTCGGCGCGCGGCTGGTGGCCGTTCCCTTCGACAAGATCAAATTCGCCAATGAGCCGATCGCCTATACCGGCGTAGCCGGCGCCGGAGGCAGCAAGCCGATGTCCTCGACAACGACCACGGGCGCGGCTACCGGAGCCGGCACGGCAACCCCGCCGAAGCCCAATCCTTGGTATCCGGATCATGCCGTGTACAACGCAAGCAAGGACGAGCTGAAGGCGATGCCTGAGTTCAAATATTCGACCCAGTAA
- a CDS encoding alpha-keto acid decarboxylase family protein, whose amino-acid sequence MTKQRPKTDTSAVNVADYIVARLAAEGIDHCFGVAGDYVFPICDAVDNSAKVKWIGCANELNASYAADGYARIRGAAMLATTYGVGELSAMNGVMGAKAERSLVFHVVGMPSYQHQRLHKIAHHTLGDGVFGNFVELSAGAACCHAVINPENCVVEMERIIAEARRNNQPAYIAVPSDYALSPVVSADVKPIVPKSNEAALQKAMAIIAERINKAKSIVAFPAFTISRLGLQKEAQKAIEALGCPFVTTLMEKCVIGESHPQFAGMYAGAVSEPKTRKIIEGADLVLDLGGVNLNDITTAAYSGQLDLSRFVTVGLDDVRIGDQVIANVRLEDILSGLAKLKPSSAPYKGKPQGLAQVNGRPSDKITMAALYPRYAAFLRAGDTVILETGSSSLGVTPTILPDGVRVEAQVLWGSIGWATPAAFGVALADPSRRTILITGEGSHQLTANDVGAMGRFGANVIVFVLNNGGYLIERALEENPDWTYNDVAPWNYAELPKALGCANWYTARVTTVGELDEAMKAARASKTGAYIEIVGGKMDMPPALAFAHGQLQAMYGDTP is encoded by the coding sequence ATGACTAAACAGCGTCCAAAGACCGACACATCGGCGGTCAACGTCGCCGATTACATCGTCGCGCGCCTTGCCGCAGAAGGAATCGACCACTGCTTTGGCGTTGCCGGCGATTACGTGTTTCCAATTTGCGATGCAGTCGATAACAGCGCCAAGGTGAAGTGGATCGGCTGTGCCAATGAATTGAACGCGTCTTACGCCGCGGACGGCTATGCGCGCATCCGGGGCGCGGCGATGTTGGCAACGACCTATGGCGTCGGCGAGCTATCCGCCATGAACGGCGTGATGGGCGCCAAGGCGGAACGATCACTGGTTTTTCACGTCGTCGGAATGCCCTCCTATCAGCATCAGCGCTTGCACAAGATCGCCCATCACACCCTCGGCGACGGCGTCTTCGGCAATTTCGTCGAACTGTCCGCCGGTGCCGCGTGCTGTCATGCGGTCATCAATCCGGAGAACTGCGTCGTCGAAATGGAGCGCATCATCGCGGAGGCGCGCCGCAACAATCAGCCTGCCTATATTGCTGTGCCGTCGGACTACGCTCTATCTCCAGTCGTGTCGGCTGACGTGAAGCCGATCGTGCCTAAATCGAACGAAGCCGCGTTACAAAAGGCGATGGCGATCATCGCAGAACGCATCAACAAGGCGAAATCCATCGTCGCATTTCCCGCCTTCACAATTTCGCGGCTCGGCTTGCAGAAAGAGGCACAGAAGGCGATCGAAGCGCTGGGCTGCCCTTTCGTTACAACGCTCATGGAAAAATGCGTCATCGGTGAAAGTCATCCGCAGTTTGCCGGCATGTATGCCGGCGCGGTGTCGGAGCCGAAAACGCGCAAAATCATCGAAGGCGCCGATCTGGTCCTCGATCTGGGCGGCGTCAATTTGAACGACATCACCACGGCGGCCTATTCCGGCCAACTCGATCTGTCGCGGTTTGTTACCGTCGGCCTCGACGACGTCAGGATCGGAGACCAGGTCATCGCCAATGTCCGGCTCGAGGACATTCTATCCGGGCTGGCCAAGCTCAAACCGTCATCGGCGCCATACAAGGGAAAACCGCAGGGGCTCGCGCAGGTAAACGGCCGGCCGTCCGACAAGATCACGATGGCCGCGCTTTATCCGCGCTACGCGGCGTTTCTGCGCGCCGGAGATACGGTCATTCTCGAGACCGGGAGCTCAAGCCTCGGGGTGACGCCAACGATCCTTCCGGATGGCGTGCGGGTGGAAGCGCAAGTTCTATGGGGATCGATCGGCTGGGCGACCCCGGCCGCCTTCGGTGTCGCGCTTGCCGACCCGAGCCGGCGCACAATTCTGATCACGGGCGAAGGCTCGCATCAACTGACCGCAAACGATGTCGGCGCCATGGGACGATTTGGAGCAAACGTCATCGTCTTCGTACTCAACAATGGTGGCTACCTGATCGAGCGCGCGCTGGAAGAGAATCCAGACTGGACGTATAACGACGTCGCGCCCTGGAACTATGCCGAATTGCCGAAGGCGCTAGGATGCGCAAATTGGTATACTGCGCGTGTGACCACGGTTGGCGAGCTCGACGAGGCAATGAAGGCCGCACGCGCCAGCAAAACCGGGGCGTATATCGAGATCGTTGGCGGCAAAATGGATATGCCGCCGGCCCTCGCCTTCGCCCATGGCCAACTTCAGGCTATGTATGGTGACACGCCATAA
- a CDS encoding PRC-barrel domain-containing protein — translation MTKPHQLIASDRVEGTAVRRPNGDMIGHIERLMIDKVSGKVSYAILSFGGFLGMGTNLLPLPWARLTYNPKFEAYQLDIDDDELKRAPSFRADKDFDWGDRSQEVELHRYYGIPPYWGGF, via the coding sequence ATGACCAAACCACACCAGTTGATTGCGAGCGACCGCGTCGAGGGCACCGCGGTACGCCGGCCCAATGGCGACATGATCGGCCATATCGAACGGCTGATGATCGACAAGGTCAGCGGCAAGGTGTCTTACGCGATCCTGAGTTTTGGCGGGTTCCTCGGCATGGGAACCAACTTGCTTCCCCTGCCGTGGGCGCGCCTGACCTATAACCCGAAATTCGAAGCCTATCAGCTCGATATCGACGACGATGAACTCAAGCGCGCGCCGTCATTTCGTGCCGACAAGGATTTCGATTGGGGCGATCGCTCACAGGAAGTCGAGTTGCATCGCTATTATGGAATTCCGCCGTACTGGGGCGGTTTCTGA